The segment TAATCCGTTTCCTTTTAATTTCTTCCCTTCCACAGTCACTCTTACCCGCCAGTTATGACCATGGAGGGATTCGCATTTACCTTGATAATCGCGTAAATAATGTGCCGAACTGAAAGACGATTCTACCTCTATTTTAAACATAACTAATCCTTTATCTCGTGTATATTCTCTAATCTTCTACCCAAAAACCTGCTCCCTATTTCTTGGAAGATATCCGATTTATCGGTAACATAACAAGCCAATGCGGAAGCCCTTCTTTTCCCCGCATACAGTAAACTCTCTTGATTTAATAATTCTTTAGCCTCGATTGCCACTTCTCTTGCTGAATCAATCAGCAAAATCTCTTTTCCCATAAACTTTTTTATCATTTTCTTTAGCAATGGATAGTGAGTACAGGCAAGAATGAGGGTATCAATTTCTTTTTCTTTCAAAGGCGCAAGATAATCTCGAACAACTTTCTCCACTACATTCCCTTCCAACCAACCTTCCTCTATCAAGGGAACAAATAAAGGACAACTCTTGGCAAATACTTTTATCTCTGGATCTAAGCGATGAATTTCTCTTTCGTAGGTGCCACTCTCAATAGTTGCTCTTGTACCAATTATACCAATGCGCTTGTTTCTCGTCGCATATACCGACTCTTTAACTGCAGGAATCACCACACCTAAAATGGGTATACGAAAATACTGCTTTATAAGAGGAAGGGCAATACTGGAAGAGGTATTACAAGCAATGACTACCAATTTTACATCCTGCTTTAGAAGAAAGAGTATATTCTCTAAAGTAAATCTGATTATTGTTTCCTTAGATTTATTGCCATAAGGAACCCTAGCGGTATCACCAAAATATATAAACCTCTCCTGGGGCAATACCCGCAGTAACTCCTTGACTACAGTAAGCCCTCCTATCCCTGAATCAAATACCCCCACTGGATTATCACTTTTTCCCATTCTATATCTTCCCATAAACTATGGTTGTAAATCTGTAATTATAGAATTTTAACGACTAAATCCATCGGTGCGTTCATATTCTTCTTTATAGGAAATTATTCCTTTACCAATAGCTTCGGCAATTCTCTGACTGTAGTAAGGGTCGGCAAGCAGTCTGCTTTCAATCCTATTGGATATAAAACCTGTTTCTACCAACAACGCCGGCATGTTAGCACCTTTTAAAACATAAAAATTTGCTCCCTTTATTCCCCGATTATCAAGCCAATCAAAACTCTCTACATTGCTAGCGATATGATTAGCTAAACGCATTGCTTGGGCGCGGTTCTGCGTCTGAACGATATCCCAGAGGGTAGCCGCTAAGGCAGTATTTTCCGTAGATAAAAACCCCTCCTCAAATTCTAAAGCTGCATTTTCAATCTGAACTAAAGCTTTACTGGAATCGTCCATCCGGTCCGAAAGATAATAAATCTCAAATCCCCTTGCTTCTCTATACCGCGAACTATTGGCGTGAATACTGATAAACAGATCTGCCTTTTTGGTGTTGGCAAGATGAACTCTCCGCCAGAGGGAAACAAATTTATCCTCTTTGCGGGTAAGCACAACCTCAAGACCCATTTTCTCAAGATATTTCTTTAATCGTTTGGCAATATCTAAAACCACTTCTTTTTCCTTAAGACCCGCAGGACCTACTGCACCGGGGTCTTTCCCTCCGTGGCCGGGGTCAATAACTACACATTTTATCTTATAAACAGACGGGGTGGGCAATTTTGCGGGAAGAGAAGGGAAAAGAATTTTGGAAACCTCTTCTGCTAAACCAAAAGGCAAGGCAATCTCATTATTATAAATCTGCACCTTGTTTTTTAAATCTATTCTTTTTTCATTAATTAAACCTACAGTAGAACCAAGCGCTAAATTAATTTTAAAACCATTGCGATATAAAACCAGTTTCTTACCCAAGATATCCCAGTCCCAAACAAAATCGTAAAATCGGCAAAAATCTTTCAAATAAACATAATCGGTTTTACCAATACGAAAGGTTTTGTCTGCGGGTAAGATTGGTTTCTTAACTTCAGCACGCCGGGGATAGGTAGCGCAACCATAAAGATTCAAGATAGAAAATGTAAATATCAAAATACTAATGCCAAATTTAAAACTCTTCTTCGCAGCAAAACTTTCGTTTCTAAACTTTGAATTTCGCATTTTATATCCTCAATGGAGGTGGCGGGAATCGAACCCGCGTCCTTAAGTTCTCTGCTAAAAGACCCTACATGCTTAGTCTATCTTTTTTATCTCGCTACGCTTACTCCGATAGACAGGATTAAACATAGCCAGCTCTTTAAATCTTTGCTTACCTTAGAAGAGCTAACTTGGTAAGCGCATCCTGTTTAAATTCTCTCTTCAGGTCCACAGGCAAGACCTCAAGAGAGGCCTTCCTGGCAATTAGGCAGGAAGGACTTCTACTACCGGACTGTAGTCGGCAGTTATCAATGTGCAAGGTGTTTTCTTCCGAATGCTGAGACTTATCCAGCCTCACCATCGGAATCCCGAAGCGATACTTGCGTATTCGCTTCATTCGGAACGAGGCCTCCTTGCAACCTCGGCATGCTTCTTTCAGCAAAGCTACTTAAGTCGAGACCTTTCACCCCCTTTCTCTAATATCTTTGATACTAAAAAATACCTCCTAACTCA is part of the Candidatus Omnitrophota bacterium genome and harbors:
- the murI gene encoding glutamate racemase — protein: MGRYRMGKSDNPVGVFDSGIGGLTVVKELLRVLPQERFIYFGDTARVPYGNKSKETIIRFTLENILFLLKQDVKLVVIACNTSSSIALPLIKQYFRIPILGVVIPAVKESVYATRNKRIGIIGTRATIESGTYEREIHRLDPEIKVFAKSCPLFVPLIEEGWLEGNVVEKVVRDYLAPLKEKEIDTLILACTHYPLLKKMIKKFMGKEILLIDSAREVAIEAKELLNQESLLYAGKRRASALACYVTDKSDIFQEIGSRFLGRRLENIHEIKD
- a CDS encoding N-acetylmuramoyl-L-alanine amidase, which produces MRNSKFRNESFAAKKSFKFGISILIFTFSILNLYGCATYPRRAEVKKPILPADKTFRIGKTDYVYLKDFCRFYDFVWDWDILGKKLVLYRNGFKINLALGSTVGLINEKRIDLKNKVQIYNNEIALPFGLAEEVSKILFPSLPAKLPTPSVYKIKCVVIDPGHGGKDPGAVGPAGLKEKEVVLDIAKRLKKYLEKMGLEVVLTRKEDKFVSLWRRVHLANTKKADLFISIHANSSRYREARGFEIYYLSDRMDDSSKALVQIENAALEFEEGFLSTENTALAATLWDIVQTQNRAQAMRLANHIASNVESFDWLDNRGIKGANFYVLKGANMPALLVETGFISNRIESRLLADPYYSQRIAEAIGKGIISYKEEYERTDGFSR